Within the Micromonospora citrea genome, the region CTGGGGCAGGTGCCGCCGCAGCGCTGTCAGCAGTGCCGCGCGCCGGGCCTGCAGCGCGGCGCGCACGGCGCGGCGGTGACGCGCCCAGGCCGGGGAGGTGACGAACTCGATCGTGGCCTGCTGCAGGGGGCCGGCCACGAAGAAGTCGTCGAGCAGCCGGGCCCCCCGCAGGCGGGCGCCGGCCGGGCCCCGGGCGCCGACGGCGGCGACGCGCAGGCCGGGCGCGGCGGACTTGGTCAGGGAGCGCAGGTAGACGACGTGTCCGTCGGGGTCGGTGGCGGCCAGCGGGGGCGGGGCCTCGCCGTCGATGGTGAGGTCGCGGGCGTAGTCGTCCTCGACCAGGAAGGCGCCGGCGTCGTGGACGGCGGCCAGGACCTCGGCCCGACGGTGGGCCGCCAGGGTCGCGCCGGTGGGGTTGGCGTGCAGCGGTTGACAGTAGAACAACCGTGCCCCGGTGCGGGTGAGGGTGGCGGCCAGGTGGTCGGGCCGCACGCCGTCGGCGTCGGCGGGCACGGGCACCACCCGCAGTCCGGCCGCGCGGGCCGTGGCCAGCGCGCCCAGGTAGGTCGGCGACTCGACGAGCAGGGTTTCACCGGGCGCGGCGAGGGCGCGGAACGCGGAGGAGAGCGCGGCCTGCCCGCCCGGGCAGATCACCACGTCGCCGACGCCCAGCCCTCCCCCGGCCTCGCGGGCGAACCAGGCGCGCAGGTCCTCGCGCCCCTCGACCGGGCCGCGCTGCCACGAGGCGGGCTGCCGGGCGGCTCGGGCGAGCGCGGCGCCGAGCGCGGCAGCCGGCTGGAGGTCGGGGTCCAGATAGCCGCCGGACAGCGGGATGGCACCTGCGGGTGGTAACGCCAGTAACGCCTGCATGTCGTCCTCGCCGGCCGGGCGGGGCCCGAGCGCCACGGTCTGCCAGGACAGGTCCGCCGCGCGCCGGGGCGCGGGCGCGGCGGCCACGAAGGTGCCCCTGCCCGATCGGGCCTCGACCAGCCCTTGGGCTACGAGCTGGCGGATCGCCTCGGTGACCGTGACCGGGGAGGCGTGATGGCGCACGGTCAGCTCGCGCACGGACGGCAGGCGGTCTCCCGGCGCCGCGGCGGCCACGAGACCGCGCAGATCTTGGACGATCCGATCGACTGCGTTACCGTGGTCCATGAAAGACAAGAGTAGCGTTACTGCCGCCGACGCGGTAACAGCCGATCGGAGCGCCGGGCTCGCCCTCGGCGCGCTGGGCGTGCTGGCCTTCAGCATGTCGTTGCCCATGACCCGCGTCGCCGTGCAGGAGCTCGACCCCTGGTTCGTCGCCTTCGGCCGGGCCGTGGGCGCGGCGCTGCTGGCGTGGGCGTACCTGAGGTTCACCGGCGCGCCGCGCCCCGACCGGAGTCAGTGGCGGCGCCTGACGATCGTCGCCCTGGGCGTCGTCGTCGGCTTTCCGTTGTTCACCTCGCTGGCCCTGACGACGCACACCTCCGCGCACGGCGCGGTCGTCATCGCCGTGCTACCCGCCATGACCGCGGTGTTCGCGGTGCTGCGGGCCGGAGAGCGTCCGTCGCCGTTGTTCTGGTTCGCGAGCATCGGCGGGCTGCTGGCGGTGCTGGCGTTCCTGTTCCTCAGCGGCACGGTGGGCGGCGCCCTGTCCCCCGCCGACCTGCACCTGCTCGCGGCGGTCGCGCTGTGCGGCCTCGGCTACGCCGAGGGCGGTGCGCTCGCTCGCGAGTTGGGCGGCGCGCGCACGATCTGCTGGGCGCTGCTGCTCTCGCTGCCCGTCACCCTGCCGGTCACGGTCGTGGCGACCGCGACCCACCCGCCGCGCGCCGACGCCGCCGCCTGGGTGGCGTTCGGCTACCTCACCGCGGTTTCCATGTTCCTGGGCTTCTTCGCCTGGTACGCGGGCCTCGCTCGCGGCGGCATCGCGCGGATCGGGCAGATCCAGCTCGCCCAGCCCGTCCTCACCCTGGCCTGGTCGGCGCTGCTGGTCGGCGAGGTCGTCACCGCGTCGTCGGTCGGCGCGGCGTTCGTGGTGCTCGGCTGCGTCGTCCTGACCCAGCGTTCCCGCGGCGCGGTGGCGCCCACCGGGCGGGAGCGGGCCCTGCCACGCGTCGGCGAGGGCGAACCGCTGGCCGCCCGCGGCGACGCCCGGGCGTGACCACCGTGACGGTAGCCGTGGCCCGGGAGCTGCCGCGGTGCCGCGGGATCGGCGTGACGACCAGCCCACCGCTCCGCCGAGGGCGGGCGCGACGTCGCGCCCGCGCGGACGACCCCCGCCGGTCGTGACGGGTTTCGCCGTCGTCGAGGCCTTCCCCGACGGCCTCGCCGGCGCCGGTCCTCGCGCACCGGGCCCGCGAACCGCTGGACGAGGCGGCCCGGTCGACGCGCCCGTCCGTGTGACGTCGCCGGCCTCGACTTGCCCGCGGCGACGGGCGCGGTGGGAGGATCCGCGGGAGGGACCACAAAGGAGGGTGCCATGCGTTACGTCGACGGCCCGACGGTCGAGTGCGACCTGCACGTGGCGGCCGATCCCGCCCGGGTGTGGAAGCTGGTCACGGATGTCGAGCTGCCCACGCGGTTCAGCCCGGAGCTACGCCGGGTGCGGTGGCTGGACGGCAGCTCGGGGCCGGCGCTCGGCGCGCGGTTCGAGGGGCACAACCACAATCCGGCGCTGGGCGAGTGGCGGACCATCTCGCACGTCGTGCGGTTCGACGAGCCACGGGTCTTCGGCTGGCTGGTGCTAGACCCCGACAACCGCTTCGGCGGCGGCCCGGCCGACCCGGAGCACCCGGCCGCCACCTGGCAGTTCCGGCTCACGCCGGAGCGTGACGGGTGCCGGCTGTCCCAGTGGGTGCGCATCGGCCCGGGTCGCACGGGGCTGAGCCTGTTCATCGACCGGGCCCCCGAGAACGAGGAGAAGATCATCGAATTCCGCCTGGCCGCCCTGCGCGAGGCCATGACGACCACCCTCCAGGGCATCCGGAACCTCGCCGAGCGGCCCCGCTGACGACGGCGGCGGCGCCGAACGGCCGCCACCGTGGCCCGGGCCCGCGCCCGCCGCCTCGGACGAGGCGTCCGAGGCGACGGGCGGCACCGGCATCCCCGTGATCGACCAGGCGGCACGGTGGCGACGGGCCGGCACTCGCATTCCCGCGACCGGCCGGGCGGCACGACCACGACCCGCCGATGATCCGCGCGGCACGGTGCCGCCGGTGGACGGCCGGGATCCGCGGGTCGGGCGGCCGGCGCGACTTCCGCGTTCCGCCGCGTCGACTCGCAGCCTGCTCAGTGCGCGTGGGCCCGTGCTCCCGCAGGGGGTTTCCCGGTCGGGACCATGAGCAGGGCCAGGAGGGCGGAAACCGCAGCCGCGATCGCGGCGAAGGTGAAGCCGCGAGTGAAGCCCACGCCGCTGCTGCCGGCGATGCTCGCCGCCGCGACGCTCGACACCACCGCCACGCCGAGGGCGGCGCCGAACTCGTGGAAGGTGCTGAGCAGGCCGGAGGCGAGCCCCGCCTCGTGGTGGGCGACCTGTCCCAGGGCGGTCGTGGAGGAGGCGACGAAGGCGGCGCCGATCCCCGCCGCACCGAGACTGATCC harbors:
- a CDS encoding SRPBCC family protein; protein product: MRYVDGPTVECDLHVAADPARVWKLVTDVELPTRFSPELRRVRWLDGSSGPALGARFEGHNHNPALGEWRTISHVVRFDEPRVFGWLVLDPDNRFGGGPADPEHPAATWQFRLTPERDGCRLSQWVRIGPGRTGLSLFIDRAPENEEKIIEFRLAALREAMTTTLQGIRNLAERPR
- a CDS encoding DMT family transporter yields the protein MKDKSSVTAADAVTADRSAGLALGALGVLAFSMSLPMTRVAVQELDPWFVAFGRAVGAALLAWAYLRFTGAPRPDRSQWRRLTIVALGVVVGFPLFTSLALTTHTSAHGAVVIAVLPAMTAVFAVLRAGERPSPLFWFASIGGLLAVLAFLFLSGTVGGALSPADLHLLAAVALCGLGYAEGGALARELGGARTICWALLLSLPVTLPVTVVATATHPPRADAAAWVAFGYLTAVSMFLGFFAWYAGLARGGIARIGQIQLAQPVLTLAWSALLVGEVVTASSVGAAFVVLGCVVLTQRSRGAVAPTGRERALPRVGEGEPLAARGDARA
- a CDS encoding PLP-dependent aminotransferase family protein, with the protein product MDHGNAVDRIVQDLRGLVAAAAPGDRLPSVRELTVRHHASPVTVTEAIRQLVAQGLVEARSGRGTFVAAAPAPRRAADLSWQTVALGPRPAGEDDMQALLALPPAGAIPLSGGYLDPDLQPAAALGAALARAARQPASWQRGPVEGREDLRAWFAREAGGGLGVGDVVICPGGQAALSSAFRALAAPGETLLVESPTYLGALATARAAGLRVVPVPADADGVRPDHLAATLTRTGARLFYCQPLHANPTGATLAAHRRAEVLAAVHDAGAFLVEDDYARDLTIDGEAPPPLAATDPDGHVVYLRSLTKSAAPGLRVAAVGARGPAGARLRGARLLDDFFVAGPLQQATIEFVTSPAWARHRRAVRAALQARRAALLTALRRHLPQLAPHPVPRGGLHLWARLPDGTDDVALAAAAADEGVVVFPGRPWHAAEPPAPHLRLTYAAAAPELMDEAVRRLSRALHRRATVR